From the genome of Candidatus Neomarinimicrobiota bacterium, one region includes:
- a CDS encoding T9SS type A sorting domain-containing protein, with amino-acid sequence MKRIIIISILLVSFAPVTLYALLPSHQVVVENLNRHVAILSGEEGFVHPDSQNVQITFRKVGQPGYALAGDYLKMELESYGYTVDTFEYSIFLTGNSRANAEDIFVYKEGKNHPDEILLLSAFYDGSLTWGGSSENPSADMNASGTAAILETARIFFSLDLSRSVLFAFWGSEGDATWAFKETYSDNPWIDRIFMQIDVEAIGFDTLGLRRTEAQIPSSNDQVYLDILARFDSVVTSENIDISVGYNHYGAAGLITGCQIPMMSFTQSSSYYNSHIWTHGDSMAYFDFPVFHDRVRAIVAMAAYTAENGAPDLSPSAVSHEGVPECFTLFPNYPNPFNPATTIRYSLPEANCVILNIYDITGRMVEQIINQHTPAGYHTISWDATGYSSGIYIARMQARDVVKTQKMVLMK; translated from the coding sequence ATGAAAAGAATAATCATTATTTCCATTCTTTTGGTTTCCTTTGCGCCTGTGACATTATATGCATTACTCCCATCACATCAAGTAGTCGTTGAAAATCTAAATCGTCATGTCGCCATCCTTTCCGGTGAGGAAGGGTTTGTACATCCGGATAGTCAAAATGTTCAGATTACTTTCAGGAAAGTTGGTCAGCCGGGTTATGCTCTTGCCGGAGATTATCTGAAAATGGAACTTGAATCATATGGATATACTGTTGATACTTTTGAATACAGTATTTTTCTGACCGGTAATTCCCGTGCGAATGCTGAAGATATTTTTGTTTATAAAGAAGGTAAGAACCATCCTGATGAAATACTGCTTTTGTCGGCTTTTTATGACGGTTCTCTGACATGGGGCGGGAGTAGTGAAAATCCTTCAGCGGATATGAATGCGTCGGGAACTGCGGCAATACTGGAAACTGCAAGGATTTTTTTCAGCCTTGATCTGAGCAGGTCCGTTCTTTTTGCTTTCTGGGGTTCAGAAGGGGACGCTACGTGGGCATTTAAGGAAACATATTCCGACAATCCTTGGATAGACCGGATTTTCATGCAGATCGATGTGGAAGCCATCGGATTTGATACATTGGGATTGCGGAGAACTGAAGCTCAGATACCCAGTTCAAATGATCAGGTTTATTTAGACATTCTTGCACGTTTTGATTCTGTGGTCACTTCAGAAAATATCGATATTTCCGTGGGTTATAATCATTACGGTGCCGCAGGACTGATCACAGGATGTCAGATACCAATGATGTCTTTTACACAATCCAGCTCGTATTATAATTCTCATATCTGGACCCACGGAGACAGTATGGCATATTTCGATTTTCCGGTTTTTCATGACAGAGTCCGTGCCATTGTGGCCATGGCTGCATATACCGCAGAAAACGGCGCTCCGGATTTATCACCTTCTGCTGTTTCACATGAAGGAGTCCCGGAATGTTTTACGCTTTTCCCCAATTACCCCAATCCCTTTAATCCGGCCACAACCATCCGATATTCACTGCCGGAAGCCAACTGTGTTATTCTCAATATTTATGACATCACCGGAAGAATGGTTGAGCAGATCATCAATCAACACACTCCCGCCGGATATCACACCATTTCCTGGGACGCCACAGGATACAGTTCGGGAATTTATATTGCCCGGATGCAGGCGCGGGATGTTGTGAAGACGCAGAAGATGGTGCTGATGAAATAG
- a CDS encoding DUF134 domain-containing protein, which translates to MPRPMKNRWIYGTYEEEVFKPRGRGMAMLEEVRLEADELEALRLADYEGLYQSEAAEKMGISRQTFGNILKRAHQKVSDALIHRKMIRMYPAGPDRRSCIRCGQTWTGTAPRLNRDICPECDDDEMSQREYPPYSHRHRHGHE; encoded by the coding sequence ATGCCAAGGCCAATGAAAAACCGATGGATATACGGAACATACGAAGAAGAGGTTTTCAAGCCCCGTGGGAGGGGTATGGCAATGCTTGAGGAAGTCCGTTTGGAGGCCGATGAACTGGAGGCTCTCCGCCTGGCAGATTACGAAGGGTTGTATCAGAGTGAAGCAGCCGAGAAGATGGGAATCTCCCGGCAGACCTTTGGAAATATTCTTAAACGAGCACATCAGAAGGTTTCTGATGCCCTGATACACCGGAAAATGATTCGCATGTATCCGGCGGGCCCGGATCGTCGGTCATGTATCCGCTGCGGGCAGACCTGGACCGGCACGGCGCCGCGCCTGAACCGGGATATCTGTCCGGAATGTGATGATGATGAGATGTCCCAGAGGGAATATCCGCCTTACAGTCACCGGCATCGTCACGGACATGAATGA